From the genome of Ptychodera flava strain L36383 chromosome 20, AS_Pfla_20210202, whole genome shotgun sequence, one region includes:
- the LOC139119894 gene encoding uncharacterized protein isoform X2 gives MLQLGYHFHSVAMDGLNHMSQKGVYMSNVDSSAKYDKTSSIFQASSQDFMSSNAKFDLSPFSRNYNVYSSGRDTPPPKLERFDESSLAEHQVNGLSPPVLTPNTAVNRKSVNFQADYQRPNYGSVVSLCSISDSPSSKTGEFQHFDFKTAEQFNRVQSLPSSLSAKTPSTPRAASRKIGTQLQKGTLPGTLKHNAVSVDILSDTSEEELPNFGYLFKHKHSKDSAVVIDHKTSPGQLAVTHRKNGVHSLISPIKNSAVERADFGNVSDIPELIHRKDSVSPCHGDVYPVHWESDRLKGCIDRNITASSACVSTVQNTNGTVSPLANGKVHEKRGEKRKDSVNNLQNGCSPKQKKVSSVIHNTDGATVLHNSKQPNEKFDINGNLKMCFDKKMHEKRKMLTSSEDVRNRYRAENFNGEPTANLAKSQSNNVSDVDFGKTNKLGTCTSGQNRRGHCIENEILHHSQLQSQGQRSERSCHQYNRDTTPDSKTLKNTVNGHHRMNCNKLSLSERNIKKTHQEKVGLKANGHQNPKVQKVRKPESVRHGHEKLTNGEVKTKVSVNQSKPVSQPVKSCPASRQMKSPVSPKTQSQPNPMKLTPSPTKPLLNQAKLKTGPIKKSSSQSQVAHMEHSKNVLSSSRKAKPNDSAIEAVKPSKHQQKTVPFPNQPKFSSKTVSSDAKPVTGFEKSLSLPAKSEKVEKIHNASRNPKSVLTEKLSSTNTLTTPNRPASGKTTTSRFMKKQSGKHRSSPVTSESYQSVILLSSASDSSDSERTLEDKQPILHTLTRELLQRSEFQRKKSTTGQSNGKMNPSNGKMNPSVPQVGKQIKEEHSSKLNAAVLCKKEESETESPVIPRKRQESMFIVDEIILDSSSDSDSELVDTCFDARGKKSGFDHDSDLLDINFDVLRETNRSQEKTKHVTPSSSGQKYQRTQKPEKIHLSAHLSKHF, from the coding sequence GATGGTTTAAATCACATGTCACAAAAAGGCGTCTACATGTCAAATGTTGACTCATCTGCAAAATATGACAAGACAAGCAGCATTTTCCAAGCCAGCAGCCAGGACTTTATGTCTTCAAATGCAAAGTTCGATCTCAGCCCTTTCTCCCGGAACTACAATGTTTACTCATCCGGAAGAGACACGCCTCCACCGAAGCTGGAACGATTCGATGAAAGTTCTCTTGCCGAACACCAGGTCAATGGCCTCAGTCCGCCTGTTCTGACGCCGAATACCGCAGTGAACCGTAAATCAGTAAATTTCCAAGCTGATTATCAGAGGCCAAATTATGGCTCTGTCGTTAGCTTGTGTTCAATCAGTGACTCTCCTAGTAGCAAAACAGGGGAATTCCAGCATTTTGACTTCAAGACTGCCGAACAGTTCAATAGAGTGCAATCACTACCAAGTTCGCTAAGTGCCAAGACGCCGAGCACTCCACGTGCAGCTTCAAGAAAAATTGGAACTCAGCTCCAAAAGGGGACTCTTCCTGGGACGCTAAAACACAACGCTGTTTCTGTGGATATTTTGTCTGACACAAGCGAAGAGGAGCTGCCAAATTTTGGatatctcttcaaacataaacatAGCAAGGACTCGGCTGTTGTAATTGATCACAAAACTTCTCCAGGACAGCTTGCCGTGACCCATAGAAAGAATGGAGTACATTCACTAATATCACCGATCAAAAACAGTGCTGTGGAGAGAGCAGATTTTGGAAACGTTTCGGATATACCGGAGCTGATCCACCGGAAGGACTCGGTTTCACCTTGTCATGGTGATGTGTATCCAGTACACTGGGAGAGTGATAGACTGAAAGGATGCATTGATAGGAATATCACTGCCTCGTCTGCTTGCGTTTCCACTGTTCAAAACACCAATGGAACTGTTTCGCCCCTGGCAAATggcaaagttcatgaaaagcgAGGGGAGAAAAGGAAGGACTCTGTCAATAATTTGCAAAACGGCTGTTCACCGAAGCAAAAGAAAGTTAGCAGTGTCATACATAACACTGACGGTGCAACAGTGCTCCACAACTCAAAACAGCCAAACGAAAAGTTTGACATcaatggaaatttgaaaatgtgctTCGACAAaaagatgcatgaaaaaaggaaaatgcTGACATCGTCTGAGGATGTCAGGAACAGATACAGAGCTGAAAACTTTAATGGTGAGCCTACCGCAAATTTAGCCAAATCACAGAGCAATAACGTATCTGATGTGGACTTTGGGAAAACCAACAAgcttggtacatgtacatctggacAAAATAGAAGGGGACAttgcattgaaaatgaaatcttaCATCATTCACAGCTACAAtcacagggtcaaaggtcagaaagGAGCTGCCATCAGTACAACAGAGATACAACTCCAGATTCCAAAACACTTAAAAATACAGTGAACGGTCATCACAGGATGAATTGCAATAAACTTTCCCTGTCTGAAcggaatatcaagaaaacacACCAGGAAAAGGTAGGCTTGAAGGCAAATGGTCATCAAAATCCCAAAGTTCAGAAAGTTCGAAAACCAGAGTCTGTGAGACACGGCCATGAAAAGCTGACAAATGGTGAAGTCAAAACCAAAGTATCAGTCAATCAGTCAAAGCCAGTGTCACAACCAGTGAAATCGTGTCCCGCATCACGACAGATGAAGTCGCCAGTTTCACCTAAGACTCAGTCCCAGCCAAATCCAATGAAGCTGACGCCATCTCCCACAAAGCCTCTTCTAAACCAAGCAAAACTCAAAACAGGTCCTATAAAGAAGTCATCATCTCAAAGCCAGGTTGCgcatatggaacattccaagaATGTGTTGTCCTCCTCAAGAAAAGCAAAGCCAAATGACAGTGCAATAGAGGCTGTCAAGCCAAGTAAACACCAGCAAAAGACAGTTCCTTTCCCAAATCAACCAAAGTTCTCCTCTAAGACTGTGTCCTCAGATGCAAAGCCAGTGACCGGTTTTGAAAAATCTCTGTCCTTGCCAGCTAAAAgtgaaaaagttgaaaaaattcacaatgcGTCACGCAATCCAAAATCTGTGCTTACAGAAAAATTATCTTCGACAAACACACTCACAACCCCCAACCGTCCAGCGTCTGGAAAAACGACAACTTCAAGGTTTATGAAGAAGCAAAGTGGCAAACACAGATCTTCACCTGTCACCAGCGAATCGTACCAGTCAGTTATATTGCTGAGTAGTGCATCAGACAGCTCTGACAGTGAGAGGACCCTGGAGGACAAACAGCCCATCCTGCACACACTGACCAGGGAATTACTGCAAAGGTCAGAGTTTCAACGCAAGAAGAGTACCACGGGGCAGTCAAACGGGAAAATGAATCCTTCAAACGGGAAAATGAATCCTTCAGTGCCACAGGTTGGTAAACAAATAAAGGAAGAACATTCTTCCAAATTGAATGCAGCAGTGCTGTGTAAAAAAGAGGAATCAGAGACGGAAAGTCCAGTCATTCCAAGGAAGAGGCAAGAAAGTATGTTCATAGTGGATGAAATCATTCTTGATAGTAGTTCTGACAGTGACAGTGAACTTGTAGATACCTGCTTTGATGCTCGGGGAAAGAAAAGTGGTTTTGACCATGACAGTGATCTGTTAgatatcaattttgatgttctgAGAGAAACAAATAGATCACAGGAAAAGACAAAGCATGTAACACCGTCCAGCTCAGGACAGAAATATCAACGCACACAGAAAccagaaaaaattcacctctCCGCACACCTATCAAAACATTTCTGA
- the LOC139120617 gene encoding SUMO-interacting motif-containing protein 1-like: MLRKLEIESPPHRKSQELAHQLFCSRHLNGTTDVKLSFGSKHLNTIEACQDEGHHEAAVQLIQDFVSSERKPPKAILKYLVKDVLLESKSKALTSSVYATLKHIQNLHPELESDVDLWNWNFLSGVVEKILHSPEKETEVYNNVLCLEYIISVLENNLEVYARFPQKSIISHYLAAEMQGHRLNSLVTWMIDCVKIKFSPETVSYESHSRSEHVARLLTLLQKLLEMSVVVTRNPSDSATKVAEEMVYQYLSLPSLKCRQLFLETMGSHLVRAKLLELLLENCCELDSSSYNEVRSPGHWAALSARKILEHHFKRKPVNNPFSACPNESDNSLQQVREAEACEELVMILYCLLQSHLRCVHGKLHLSLTLLYHDDSARSQSSQSSSQSSVDGSLASDDLQCLNEIHSHIVQLRDRLSTYCQNFTHKTKLLFHLMEVFKDFGQD, from the exons ATGCTCAGAAAGTTAGAAATAGAATCCCCTCCTCACCGGAAAAGTCAAGAACTGGCCCACCAACTATTTTGT AGCAGGCACTTGAACGGGACAACTGATGTGAAACTGTCTTTTGGAAGCAAACATCTGAACACCATTGAAGCCTGCCAGGATGAAGGTCACCATGAGGCTGCAGTGCAGCTGATCCAGGATTTTGTGTCCAGCGAGAGGAAACCACCCAAGGCAATCCTCAAATACTTGGTTAAAGATGTGCTGCTTGAGAGTAAAAGCAAGGCGCTCACCTCGTCGGTGTATGCCACTctcaaacatattcaaaatcttCACCCGGAGTTAGAAAGTGATGTGGACCTATGGAACTGGAACTTTCTGTCTGGAGTTGTGGAGAAAATATTGCATAGCCCGGAGAAGGAGACAGAAGTCTACAATAATGTCCTTTGTCTTGAGTACATCATAAGTGTGTTAGAGAATAACTTGGAAGTTTATGCCAGGTTTCCCCAAAAGTCAATCATCTCCCATTATCTCGCCGCGGAGATGCAAGGCCATCGTTTGAACAGTCTGGTAACGTGGATGATAGATTGtgtaaagataaaattttctccAGAGACTGTGTCGTATGAAAGTCATTCCAGAAGTGAACATGTCGCGAGGCTGCTGACGTTGCTGCAAAAGCTGCTGGAGATGAGCGTGGTGGTCACGAGGAATCCGTCAGACAGCGCCACCAAGGTGGCAGAAGAGATGGTGTACCAGTATCTGTCCTTGCCCAGTTTGAAGTGCAGGCAGCTGTTCCTGGAGACCATGGGATCTCATCTCGTCAGAGCCAAACTGCTTGAACTCCTGCTGGAAAACTGCTGTGAGCTAGACAGCTCTTCCTACAACGAAGTAAGATCGCCGGGGCATTGGGCTGCACTCTCGGCCAGGAAGATCCTAGAGCACCATTTCAAACGGAAGCCAGTCAACAATCCATTTTCTGCGTGTCCAAACGAGTCAGACAACTCACTCCAGCAAGTCAGAGAGGCGGAAGCGTGTGAGGAGTTAGTGATGATACTGTACTGTCTATTGCAAAGCCATCTTCGCTGTGTGCATG GTAAACTGCACCTATCACTGACATTGCTTTACCATGATGATTCAGCTAGGTCCCAATCTAGCCAGTCGTCATCTCAGTCATCTGTCGATGGAAGTCTGGCCAGTGATGATCTGCAGTGTTTGAATGAGATACATTCACACATTGTCCAGCTCCGCGACAGACTCAGTACTTACTGCCAAAACTTCACCCATAAGACCAAGCTGCTCTTCCATCTCATGGAGGTCTTCAAAGATTTTGGGCAAGACTag